The genomic segment CCACAGTACGTTTCCGCGAAACCCTGCAGTCCGCAGACCTGGTAAGACAGGCCATTGCCGGACTCCCCCAGGGCGATCTTGCAGCTCCCTGCAAAGGCAACCCCGAAGGCGAAGTTATAACCCGCGTGGAACAGCCCCGCGGTGAATGCCTCTACTACATCAAAGGTAGCGGCAAGAAGTTCCTTGACAGGGTCCGCATCAGAACACCCACGTTTGCGAACATTCCGCCTCTTCTGGCAATGCTTCCGAACTGCGAACTTGCTGATGTTCCGGTTATCATACTGTCAATCGACCCGTGCATCAGCTGCACGGAACGCTAGGAGGCCGAGACATGCTTAACATGACTCCCACTGTACTGAAGAACCTCCTTCAAAAAAGCTCCACTCGCATGTACCCCATCGAGAAACGCGAGCCATTTGAACGCTACAGAGGTGAACTGTTCAACAACATTGACGAGTGCATTTTCTGCAAAAAATGCCAGATTAAATGCCCTTCACAGTGCATTACCGTCACTAAAGATAAAGACAGCGGTACCGGAACATGGATCTGCGATCCCTTCGCATGCGTCTACTGCTCCATCTGCGTCGACCACTGCCCGACCAACAGCCTGTACATGAAACCTGTACACCGCGCCCCGTCCGCAGAACGCGACATGATGGAACAGACCGGTAAAATCAAGCTGCCCAAGAAAAAAGCCAAAGCCAAGAAATAACTCTTAAGCTTTAGTTCGAACTACAAAAAATCCCCGCAGCCTTACGGTTGCGGGGATTTTTATTTTGCCTCCGGCGGCTGGGGAAGGGGAACTTTTGGGAAAAGTTCCCCTTCCCCAGACCCCATCCCCTCAAAACTTTTCATTATGCTTCGCAAATAGTTCGTTATTACGATCTTCGAATAACAAGACGGCGAAGCTCCAATGAAAGGTTTTGGGATTCTTAAACCCTTTTGCAAAAGGGTTTAAGGCCGCCCGGCAGGGCCGCCGGAGGCCTATTCATGCCTCAGCGCATCAATTGGATTCATTCTGGCAGCCCTGCGGGCGGGAAAATAACCGAATACAATGCCCACAAACCCTGAAAAAACAAAACTGATCAGAATAATACGCAGGTCAATCACAAATGGAATTTTCATATAGCCGGTCACAAATAAAGGAATCACCAGTCCAAGAATTATCCCCACCAGTCCACCGAACAGGGACAGGACCACAGCTTCCACCAGAAACTGGTAAAGGATATCCCTCTCTTGTGCTCCCACTGCCAGCCGGATGCCGATCTCACGGGTCCGCTCGGTAACGGAAACGAGCATGATGTTCATAATCCCGATGCCGCCCACCAGCAGGCTGATGGCGGCAATAGCACTGATGAAGGTGGTGAACACACTGGTCTGCTTCTTCACCGTCCTGATAATTTCCTTCATATCTTCAATGGTAAAATTATTGCCGTGTCCAGTCGGCACCGGGCGCAACTCTTTCATCACCTGTTTAAGCTGCATCTTCAGGGA from the Desulfovibrio sp. JC010 genome contains:
- a CDS encoding 4Fe-4S dicluster domain-containing protein, which encodes MLNMTPTVLKNLLQKSSTRMYPIEKREPFERYRGELFNNIDECIFCKKCQIKCPSQCITVTKDKDSGTGTWICDPFACVYCSICVDHCPTNSLYMKPVHRAPSAERDMMEQTGKIKLPKKKAKAKK